One window of the Dreissena polymorpha isolate Duluth1 chromosome 5, UMN_Dpol_1.0, whole genome shotgun sequence genome contains the following:
- the LOC127882080 gene encoding uncharacterized protein LOC127882080 isoform X2, with protein sequence MECYEYISVMSFIKWNRMLHVVMMVVGLSIAKFVCYKLDFEEVPLRVVACVGLITETMQCSNYVLLLTLVGPANGLMAANTTIYFRVVASVDGLLTCINLALVITPVTYRRSRQRKSTLTQPITNMEQQPLALIRVEYEKAVRKDSKRAKLPTIMKIENISVWKTDCQYEFSQVLQQCWNEHAHLIGIGKDAKGLTHSYMDIQSIRPVDNQGALWKYSCRRQAICDFAASVGGLLKNIHEYKNECSRSHVIHTDTVFQEKCALVKEKLSNNVDKKINEYYLFHGTLSLNADYIAKNGFNVNECKTSSMLGRGIYFTDSLVKADQYTKPDESGMCCVIMARVLLGDFVVAPKSSDIPSTSLQPPCKECMTTLCNDKTDTPHPRFDSVVYTGGLYKEFVVYDNWQAYPEFIIFYKRV encoded by the exons aatACATTTCGGTTATGTCATTTATAAAGTGGAACAGAATGCTGCACGTTGTGATGATGGTGGTCGGCCTCAGTATTGCGAAGTTCGTATGCTACAAATTGGATTTTGAGGAGGTTCCGCTACGCGTAGTTGCTTGTGTTGGATTAATTACAg AGACAATGCAGTGTTCGAACTACGTGCTATTACTCACCTTGGTTGGCCCGGCGAACGGGCTTATGGCGGCCAACACAACTATCTACTTCCGTGTTGTTGCCAGTGTTGATGGACTCCTGACTTGTATAAACTTGGCTTTAGTAATAACCCCAG TAACATACCGCCGATCTCGACAACGCAAATCTACACTGACTCAACCCATAACCAACATGGAACAACAACCACTTGCACTGATTCGTGTCGAATATGAGAAAGCAGTTAGAAAAGACAGTAAACGCGCTAAACTGCCAACAATCATGAAGATCGAAAACATTTCCGTATGGAAAACAGATTGCCAATATGAATTTTCGCAAGTATTACAACAATGCTGGAATGAGCATGCACACTTAATCGGAATTGGCAAAGATGCTAAAGGACTTACACATTCTTACATGGATATTCAAAGTATTAGACCTGTTGATAATCAGGGCGCTTTATGGAAATACAGCTGTCGAAGGCAGGCAATCTGTGATTTTGCTGCATCAGTTGGtggtttattgaaaaacattcatGAATACAAAAACGAATGTTCTAGATCACATGTCATTCACACTGACACCGTTTTTCAAGAAAAGTGTGCTTTGGTGAAAGAAAAATTGTCGAacaatgttgataaaaaaattaatgaataTTATCTGTTCCATGGTACACTTTCTTTAAACGCAGATTATATTGCAAAGAATGGATTTAACGTCAATGAATGTAAGACATCTTCAATGCTCGGAAGAGGGATTTATTTCACAGATAGCCTCGTAAAAGCCGATCAGTACACAAAACCAG ACGAAAGCGGGATGTGTTGCGTAATAATGGCAAGAGTTCTTCTCGGAGACTTTGTAGTTGCCCCGAAGTCATCCGACATTCCGTCGACAAGCCTTCAGCCGCCATGCAAGGAATGCATGACCACCTTGTGTAACGACAAGACGGACACTCCGCATCCGAGATTCGATTCAGTCGTCTACACTGGTGGATTATATAAGGAATTTGTTGTGTATGATAACTGGCAAGCATATCCAGAATTTATCATTTTCTATAAACGTGTGTAA